The following coding sequences are from one Arthrobacter sp. 24S4-2 window:
- a CDS encoding DUF3846 domain-containing protein produces MSTTCTALVIPVRLNEALRTVALDATPDVLQVLVGGHLESVSRGDWHVYLNAEGHSMNLPPNIRAAQLIYEAGLDLSDAARGTAVFLGRTERGGEADVPEHLLRRAAEMFGSPLAA; encoded by the coding sequence ATGAGCACCACTTGTACCGCCCTTGTCATTCCGGTCCGGTTGAACGAAGCCCTGCGAACCGTGGCCCTCGACGCTACCCCGGATGTCCTGCAGGTGCTGGTCGGGGGACATCTGGAGTCCGTCAGCCGCGGCGATTGGCATGTTTACCTCAACGCCGAAGGCCACTCCATGAACCTGCCGCCGAACATCCGCGCGGCGCAACTCATCTACGAGGCCGGCCTCGACCTGTCAGACGCGGCCCGCGGAACAGCTGTGTTCCTTGGCCGGACCGAACGCGGCGGCGAAGCTGACGTCCCGGAGCACCTGTTGCGGCGCGCCGCGGAAATGTTCGGCTCCCCGCTGGCGGCATAG